A single genomic interval of Nocardioides nitrophenolicus harbors:
- a CDS encoding enoyl-CoA hydratase-related protein: MTADLLVDRDRPGVVTVAFHRPERRNAFTTAMYAGMLELWRELAEDRSVRVVVLRGEGGKAFAAGNEISDFLAADAVDYETWIREMLDGLFALPQVTIAAIDGVCVGGGLAVATNCDLRVATASSRFGYPIARTLGNALSSPVLYRCAEVFGESLTREMLLASRLVTADRAYAAGAILAEVADRAELDAEVSALVDGILQASPVTLRVTKQQLHRRAAITETAPADEEPLLREVYGGPDFAEGVRAFLAKEKPAFRG, translated from the coding sequence GTGACTGCTGACCTCCTCGTCGACCGCGACCGCCCCGGCGTCGTCACCGTGGCCTTCCACCGCCCCGAGCGCCGCAACGCCTTCACCACGGCGATGTACGCCGGCATGCTCGAGCTGTGGCGCGAGCTGGCCGAGGACCGGTCGGTGCGGGTGGTGGTGCTCCGCGGCGAGGGCGGCAAGGCGTTCGCGGCGGGCAACGAGATCTCCGACTTCCTCGCGGCCGACGCGGTCGACTACGAGACCTGGATCCGCGAGATGCTCGACGGGCTGTTCGCGCTCCCGCAGGTCACCATCGCCGCGATCGACGGCGTCTGCGTCGGCGGCGGGCTCGCGGTGGCCACCAACTGCGACCTGCGGGTCGCGACGGCGTCCTCGCGCTTCGGGTACCCGATCGCGCGCACCCTCGGGAACGCCCTCTCCTCGCCGGTGCTCTACCGCTGCGCCGAGGTCTTCGGCGAGTCGCTGACCCGGGAGATGCTGCTCGCCTCGCGCCTGGTCACCGCCGACCGCGCGTATGCCGCCGGCGCGATCCTCGCCGAGGTCGCGGACCGCGCCGAGCTCGACGCGGAGGTGAGCGCACTCGTCGACGGGATCCTGCAGGCCTCGCCGGTCACCCTGCGGGTGACCAAGCAGCAGCTGCACCGTCGGGCCGCGATCACCGAGACCGCACCGGCCGACGAGGAGCCGCTGCTCCGGGAGGTGTACGGCGGCCCGGACTTCGCCGAGGGGGTGCGGGCCTTCCTGGCGAAGGAGAAGCCCGCCTTCCGGGGCTGA
- a CDS encoding rhomboid family intramembrane serine protease, whose protein sequence is MRPTDLRTRPGWQVAAIGAAGFVALLWAIELVDVAASHRLDGWGIRPRSGEGLLGILAAPLLHGGWGHLSANTVPALVLGFLALATGIGRGLVATAIIWLLGGLAVWLVAGSGSIHLGASGLIFGWLTYLVAQGFVDRRPVEIAVGLGVLVVYGGVLWGVLPGTPGVSWQGHLFGAVAGVVAAVVVRERRV, encoded by the coding sequence ATGCGCCCGACCGACCTCCGCACCCGCCCCGGCTGGCAGGTGGCCGCGATCGGCGCCGCCGGCTTCGTCGCCCTGCTGTGGGCGATCGAGCTCGTCGACGTGGCGGCGTCCCACCGGCTCGACGGGTGGGGGATCCGGCCGCGGTCCGGGGAGGGCCTGCTGGGGATCCTGGCCGCGCCACTGCTGCACGGCGGGTGGGGGCACCTCAGCGCGAACACGGTGCCGGCGCTGGTCCTCGGCTTCCTCGCGCTGGCGACCGGCATCGGCCGCGGCCTCGTGGCGACCGCGATCATCTGGCTGCTCGGCGGGCTGGCGGTGTGGCTGGTCGCGGGCAGCGGCTCGATCCACCTCGGCGCGTCGGGGCTGATCTTCGGGTGGCTGACCTACCTGGTCGCGCAGGGCTTCGTGGACCGCAGGCCGGTGGAGATCGCGGTCGGGCTCGGCGTGCTCGTGGTCTACGGCGGCGTGCTGTGGGGCGTGCTGCCCGGTACGCCGGGCGTCTCGTGGCAGGGTCATCTCTTCGGCGCGGTCGCGGGCGTGGTGGCCGCGGTCGTCGTACGCGAGCGGCGGGTGTGA
- the folP gene encoding dihydropteroate synthase, which translates to MNLGRHAFGDDEPLMMAIVNRTPDSFFDKGATWAEDAAFARVAEVVAQGAEIVDIGGIKAAPGVEISAAEERERVVDFVARVRETYPDLVISVDTWRAEVGAAVCAAGADVLNDAWGGADPELVDVAAEYDAAIVCTHTGGVTPRTRPYRIEYDDVVAAAIADTVAYAERALAAGVARESIVIDPAHDFGKNTFHSLEVTRRLGEMVATGWPVLVSLSNKDFVGETLGLDVGERLLGTLAATSVCALAGARIYRVHQVVETRQTVDMVWSIAGRRPPLRAIRGIQ; encoded by the coding sequence ATGAATCTCGGACGGCACGCGTTCGGGGACGACGAGCCGCTGATGATGGCGATCGTCAACCGGACCCCGGACTCGTTCTTCGACAAGGGCGCGACCTGGGCCGAGGACGCCGCGTTCGCGCGGGTCGCCGAGGTGGTTGCGCAGGGCGCGGAGATCGTCGACATCGGCGGGATCAAGGCGGCGCCGGGCGTGGAGATCTCGGCCGCCGAGGAGAGGGAGCGCGTGGTCGACTTCGTCGCCCGGGTCCGTGAGACCTACCCGGACCTCGTCATCTCGGTCGACACCTGGCGGGCCGAGGTCGGCGCGGCCGTGTGCGCCGCCGGCGCCGACGTCCTCAACGACGCGTGGGGCGGCGCGGACCCGGAGCTGGTCGACGTCGCGGCCGAGTACGACGCCGCGATCGTCTGCACCCACACCGGGGGGGTCACGCCCCGGACCCGCCCCTACCGGATCGAGTACGACGACGTGGTCGCCGCCGCGATCGCCGACACCGTCGCGTACGCCGAGCGCGCCCTGGCGGCGGGCGTCGCGCGCGAGTCGATCGTCATCGACCCGGCCCACGACTTCGGCAAGAACACCTTCCACTCGCTCGAGGTCACCCGCCGGCTGGGGGAGATGGTGGCCACCGGCTGGCCGGTGCTGGTGTCGCTGTCCAACAAGGACTTCGTCGGCGAGACGCTCGGGCTCGACGTGGGCGAGCGGCTGCTCGGCACCCTCGCCGCCACCTCGGTCTGCGCGCTCGCGGGCGCGCGGATCTACCGGGTGCACCAGGTGGTCGAGACCCGGCAGACGGTCGACATGGTGTGGTCGATCGCGGGGCGCCGGCCGCCGCTGCGGGCGATCCGGGGCATCCAGTGA
- a CDS encoding glucosyl-3-phosphoglycerate synthase, whose amino-acid sequence MGIRAGHWDDWALEGLLRQKSATGQRVSLVVPARNEAATVGAVVSRVRTALMDTVSLVDEVVVIDSDSVDDTYAVAESAGARVHRAAEIRPDLGSHPGKGEAMWKSLFVTSGDLVVFMDADLHDWDTHFVPGLLGPLLHDPRVRLVKGFYDRPGADGPLEGGRVTELVARPLIALLFPELGPLVQPLAGEWAVRRSWFAGLSVPTGYAVELAALVDTVRAAGPAAIAQVDLGVRAHRHQALRDLGGMATQIIAAALARAGVAPADGAAEAVLKQYLRGLEPVERVVPTLERPAAEAYL is encoded by the coding sequence ATGGGCATCCGGGCCGGTCACTGGGACGACTGGGCCCTCGAGGGGCTGTTGAGGCAGAAGTCCGCCACCGGCCAGCGGGTCAGCCTGGTCGTGCCCGCCCGCAACGAGGCCGCCACCGTCGGTGCGGTCGTCTCGCGAGTCCGGACCGCGCTGATGGACACCGTCTCCCTCGTCGACGAGGTGGTCGTCATCGACAGCGACTCGGTCGACGACACCTACGCCGTCGCGGAGTCGGCCGGCGCCCGGGTGCACCGCGCCGCCGAGATCCGGCCCGACCTCGGCAGCCATCCCGGCAAGGGCGAGGCGATGTGGAAGTCGCTGTTCGTGACGTCCGGCGACCTGGTGGTCTTCATGGACGCCGACCTCCACGACTGGGACACGCATTTCGTGCCCGGCCTGCTCGGCCCGCTGCTGCACGACCCGCGGGTGCGGCTGGTCAAGGGCTTCTACGACCGGCCCGGCGCCGACGGTCCGCTCGAGGGCGGCCGGGTCACCGAGCTGGTCGCGCGCCCGCTGATCGCGCTGCTCTTCCCGGAGCTCGGGCCGCTCGTTCAGCCGCTCGCGGGCGAGTGGGCGGTCCGCCGGTCGTGGTTCGCCGGGCTGAGCGTGCCGACCGGGTACGCCGTCGAGCTGGCCGCGCTGGTCGACACCGTCCGCGCGGCCGGGCCCGCCGCGATCGCCCAGGTGGACCTCGGCGTGCGCGCCCACCGGCACCAGGCGCTGCGCGACCTGGGCGGGATGGCGACCCAGATCATCGCGGCGGCGCTCGCCCGGGCCGGGGTCGCTCCGGCCGACGGGGCGGCCGAGGCGGTGCTGAAGCAGTACCTGCGCGGGCTCGAGCCGGTCGAGCGCGTCGTACCGACTCTCGAGCGACCGGCGGCGGAGGCGTACCTGTGA
- a CDS encoding N-acetylmuramoyl-L-alanine amidase family protein, with protein sequence MRPWPVVLVCLAALAAGCTTDAPARPTSTPTGSTMASSPPTAEPAPTPPTPRPLAGRVVVLDPGHQLGNARFPAQINRLVDAGGFDKACNTTGTSSDDGYPEATFTWQVATEVRRRLRALGARVLLTRDENSAAAWGPCIDERGRVGNPGEPGPTAELRISLHADGNLASSAHGFHVIRRPVREGETGEPAARAERLARALRDALVAAGFATSTYLGEDGIDVRDDLGTLNLSEVPAVMAELGNMRHPGDAAVMESEAGRRRYARAVVAAVRSYLGA encoded by the coding sequence GTGAGGCCCTGGCCCGTCGTCCTCGTCTGCCTCGCCGCCCTCGCCGCGGGCTGTACGACGGACGCTCCGGCGCGCCCCACGTCCACGCCGACCGGTTCCACCATGGCGTCGAGCCCGCCGACCGCGGAGCCGGCGCCGACGCCACCGACGCCGAGGCCGCTGGCGGGCCGGGTGGTGGTGCTCGACCCGGGACATCAGCTCGGCAATGCCCGGTTCCCGGCGCAGATCAACCGGCTGGTCGACGCCGGCGGCTTCGACAAGGCCTGCAACACCACCGGTACGTCGAGCGACGACGGCTACCCGGAGGCGACCTTCACCTGGCAGGTGGCGACCGAGGTGCGCCGCCGGCTGCGGGCGCTCGGCGCACGAGTGCTGCTGACCCGCGACGAGAACTCGGCCGCCGCGTGGGGACCGTGCATCGACGAGCGGGGCCGGGTCGGCAACCCGGGGGAGCCGGGGCCGACCGCCGAGCTGCGGATCAGCCTGCACGCCGACGGGAACCTGGCGAGCAGCGCCCACGGGTTCCACGTGATCCGGCGGCCGGTGCGCGAGGGCGAGACAGGCGAGCCGGCCGCGCGCGCGGAGCGGCTGGCGCGGGCGCTCCGCGACGCCCTGGTGGCCGCGGGATTCGCGACGTCGACCTATCTCGGCGAGGACGGGATCGACGTCCGCGACGACCTGGGCACCCTGAACCTCTCCGAGGTGCCGGCGGTGATGGCTGAGCTCGGCAACATGCGTCACCCGGGTGACGCGGCGGTGATGGAGAGCGAGGCGGGACGGCGGCGCTATGCGCGGGCGGTGGTCGCGGCGGTCCGCAGCTACCTCGGGGCCTGA
- the galE gene encoding UDP-glucose 4-epimerase GalE yields the protein MKVLVTGGAGYLGSITARALEQAGHTPVILDSLLTGPRAYVGDRVFYEGDIADRALLRRIVAEHPDLDATVHMAARIVVPESVELPYEYYRDNVAKSLEMFDELTALGKPRILFSSTASLYALTPRFEVTEEDPVDPTSPYARTKRMMEQVLEDLARATDLRAIILRYFNPIGADPDLTTGYHLRDATHVVPLMAQTALGFRESFTLTGTDHPTRDGTGIRDYIHVWDLARAHVRAVEEFDGVLATVGAPYTYINLGGGDGVTVRELLAAVERVVGRPVPVVEAPARPGDAPGAFANADKALRLLGWRAELSLDEAIASALAWGEKRKDVLGYA from the coding sequence ATGAAGGTTCTCGTCACCGGTGGCGCCGGCTACCTCGGATCGATCACGGCCCGGGCGCTCGAGCAGGCCGGGCACACCCCGGTGATCCTCGACTCGCTGCTGACCGGTCCGCGTGCGTACGTCGGCGACCGGGTGTTCTACGAGGGCGACATCGCGGACCGTGCGCTGCTGCGCCGGATCGTGGCCGAGCATCCCGACCTGGACGCGACGGTGCACATGGCGGCGCGGATCGTCGTCCCGGAGTCCGTCGAGCTGCCGTACGAGTACTACCGCGACAACGTGGCCAAGTCGCTGGAGATGTTCGACGAGCTGACCGCGCTGGGGAAGCCCCGGATCCTGTTCTCCTCGACGGCCTCCCTCTACGCGCTCACGCCGCGGTTCGAGGTGACCGAGGAGGACCCGGTCGACCCGACCTCGCCGTACGCCCGCACCAAGCGGATGATGGAGCAGGTCCTGGAGGACCTCGCCCGGGCCACGGACCTGCGCGCGATCATCCTGCGCTACTTCAACCCGATCGGCGCCGACCCGGACCTGACCACCGGCTACCACCTGCGCGACGCGACCCACGTGGTGCCGCTGATGGCGCAGACCGCGCTGGGCTTCCGGGAGAGCTTCACGCTCACCGGCACCGACCATCCGACCCGCGACGGCACGGGCATCCGCGACTACATCCACGTCTGGGACCTGGCGCGGGCGCACGTGCGGGCGGTCGAGGAGTTCGACGGCGTGCTCGCGACCGTCGGGGCGCCCTACACCTACATCAACCTCGGCGGGGGCGACGGCGTCACCGTACGCGAGCTGCTCGCCGCGGTGGAGCGGGTCGTGGGCAGGCCGGTCCCGGTGGTGGAGGCGCCGGCGCGGCCGGGCGACGCTCCCGGTGCGTTCGCGAACGCCGACAAGGCGCTGCGGCTGCTGGGCTGGCGCGCCGAGCTGTCGCTCGACGAGGCGATCGCCTCGGCGCTCGCGTGGGGGGAGAAGCGGAAGGACGTGCTGGGGTACGCGTGA
- a CDS encoding DUF2516 family protein: MSDAFVPPLPSWLGVGADIEAWIFVGVSFALLAIKIFAFVSALLYSAESYSAADKMSKAAWCAILGVGLLIQVVPVPLSLINLALLVAALVYLADVRPALAGLRRR; encoded by the coding sequence ATGAGCGATGCCTTCGTCCCGCCCCTGCCCTCATGGCTGGGTGTGGGCGCCGACATCGAGGCGTGGATCTTCGTCGGCGTCTCGTTCGCGCTACTCGCCATCAAGATCTTCGCCTTCGTCAGCGCCCTGCTGTACTCCGCCGAGTCGTACTCCGCCGCCGACAAGATGTCCAAGGCGGCCTGGTGCGCGATCCTGGGCGTCGGGCTGCTGATCCAGGTGGTGCCGGTGCCGTTGAGCCTGATCAACCTGGCGCTGCTGGTCGCGGCGCTGGTCTACCTCGCCGACGTGCGCCCGGCCCTGGCCGGCCTGCGGCGGCGCTGA
- a CDS encoding helix-turn-helix domain-containing protein — translation MAKGKVGKTVGSLGDYLKEQRVSARLSLRQLADQAGVSNPYLSQIERGLRKPSAEVLQQIAKALRISAEQLYIRAGILSPDDGVGGSVELAIVSDTGLTERQKQSLLDVYASFLALNAADTDGSTDAAEAQEDAPTNTETDSDAVANEG, via the coding sequence ATGGCGAAGGGCAAGGTCGGAAAGACCGTCGGGTCACTGGGTGACTACCTCAAGGAGCAGCGGGTGTCCGCCCGGCTCTCCCTGCGGCAGCTCGCCGACCAGGCGGGCGTCTCCAACCCCTACCTGAGCCAGATCGAGCGGGGGCTTCGCAAGCCGTCGGCCGAGGTGCTGCAGCAGATCGCCAAGGCCCTGCGGATCTCCGCCGAGCAGCTCTACATCAGGGCCGGGATCCTCAGCCCTGATGACGGCGTGGGGGGATCGGTCGAGCTCGCCATCGTGAGCGACACCGGTCTCACCGAGCGACAGAAGCAGTCGCTCCTCGATGTCTACGCATCGTTCCTCGCGCTCAACGCGGCCGACACGGATGGCTCCACGGACGCCGCTGAGGCGCAGGAGGACGCGCCGACCAACACCGAGACGGACTCAGACGCCGTCGCCAACGAAGGGTGA